The stretch of DNA CTCTTATATTCTTTTTAAATTTCATAAGTAAAATTATTAATCTTAAAAGTTGTGCTATTTTTATAGCAACTATATTATTAAAAATTAATGTTATTTCTAAGTATTTAAATATCCTTAAATATGTTTTAACTGTTATTATTACCAATAAGTCCAAAAAATTTTCTTTTATAAATTCTATTTTCCTTCTAGCATATATAAATCCCATAATATAGTCTCCTATAAATATAAACCATATTACTAAATCCATATAATAAAAGGAGATTAATACTTCATGGGGCAAATCTATAGTTATTTCTAACATAAGCATTATAGATGCCATTAATGCTATTAACCCAATAAAATCATCATAAACTGTTTTTCTATTCAAAAGACTCCCCTCAATAATATTGCTCTCTTTATATTTTATAAGTTTTTTAGCTTAAAAATGATTTTAAACTAAAGTTTTCTAAAAAATAAAATGGTGATTAGTTTAAAGCTAATCACCATTTATGGGTTTATTTATCTCTAATTGAGAATTTATATATGGTTTCTTTATTATATTCTTCACCTTTCTTTAAGAAAGAATGATTAACAAAACAACTATCTTTACCTATTGGTGGACTTTGAGTTTCTACAGCTATAGCACCTCTTCTCTTAGGTTTTTCTCCTGACTCTAGTATTTCTTCATCTGGAAAGTTTAAAGAGTATAGTACTACAGATTTTTGATTTGTAAATACATCCATCACTCTACCTGAAGATTTATGATAAAGTCTAAGCTTTATTTTATTTCCTCCATTAAGTATCCATGGATGATCATATCCTTGACCTATTTTAAGTTGAGGATCCTCTTCTTCTATATCTCTACCAATAAGTTTAGGAATAGTAAAATCAAAGGCAGTTCCATTTATATTAAGTAATTTCCCTGTAGGTGCTTGTGTCTCGTCAAGCTCTACTAAAAAATCACTGTCTATATATAAGTGATGATCTAAAATATCCCCTCTTTGATTTCCACTTAAATTAAAATAACTATGATTTGTAAGATTTAATAAAGTATCTTCATCACTAATACCTTTATAAGTTATTTTAAATGTATTGTCTTCAGTAACGGTATATCTAACTGTTACATTTAAGTTTCCAGGATAACCTTCTTCGTTATTAGGACTAAAACATTTTAATTCTACATAAGCCTCATTTTCTAATATTTCTGTTGAAGCTTCCATTATCTTTTTATCAAAGCCAGTATTTCCTCCATGCCCTTGATTTGCTCCATAATTTTTATTTAACTTTAAAAGCTTATCATTTAATTTTACTTCTCCACCACAGATTCTTCCTGAAGTTCTTCCGATTAAAGCTCCATAATAAGATGGATTTTCTAAATATACGTTTATATCTTTATATTTCATAACAACATTTTCAAGGTTTCCATTTTTATCTGGAACTATAACATCTGTTATTATTCCTCCGTAATTTAATACATTAATCCCAAAGCCTTTAGAATTTCTAATTTCATAACTTATTATATCTTTTGAATTATTTACCATAGTATTTTTTATTTGCATTTAATCACCTACAATCCAAGAATAAATTTATCAAAGGCATATTGTCCTTTTTCATCTCTCTTGTACACTCCAGCATCTTTTAATACTGCTAAGAACTTAAGTCCTACCTCTTGTTGTAGTATATCCTCTACATTCTCTTCATTTATATTTTTATATTTGTTAATTATTTCAAGAACCCATAGCTTATGTTTTAAAAGTTCTTCTTTTTCATCTATTTCTGAAATTCTTTCTGTATTTAAAAGGAAATACTTAATTTCTTTAAGTTCTTTTTTTAGTCTTGATGGTAAAATAGCAAGTCCCATAGCTTCAATTAAACCAATATTTTCTTTTTTAATATGGTGTAATTCTTCATGTGGATGGAAAATTCCATAAGGAAACTCTTCAGTAGTTCTATTATTTCTTAAAACTAAATCAAATTGATAGTTTTCACCATTTCTTCTTGCTATAGGAGTTACAGTATTATGAGGAGTATCTCCTGTAAATGCATGAATATCAACCTCTTCATCTGAATAAGTTTTCCACTTTTCATATATATATATAGCTGCCTTTAAAATAGACTCTTTATCTTTTCCTTCTAGTCTTATTACAGACATAGGCCACTTAACCTTTCCAATTTTAACATCATTAAATTTATCAATTTGGAATTCCTTTTCAACCTTAGCTTTAGCCATTGAGAATTCATAATTTCCACCTTGAAAATGATCATGTGCAAGAATTGAACCACCAACTATAGGTAAATCTGCATTTGTACCTACAAAATAATGTGGGAATTTTTCTATAAACCCTAAAAGTCTCTTAAAGGTAGCTTCTGTTATTCTCATAGGATCATGACTTCCTTTTAGAACTATACAATGCTCATTATAATAAACATATGGTGAGTATTGTAAAAACCACTTTTCTTCATTTAAAGTAAGCGGGATAATTCTATGATTTTCTCTAGCTGGATATCCAATTCTACCTGAATGCCCTTCATTTTCTACACAAAGCAAACATTTAGGATAGTTACTTGAAACAACATTCTTTTTAGCCGCTATGTCTTTAGGATCCTTTTCTGGTTTAGATAAATTTATAGTTATATCTAAATTTCCATACTCTGTAGCTGTTTGCCACTTAATATCCTTTTTAACCCTATCAGTTCTTATATAATTAGTAGCTCTACTTAAATCATAATAATAATTAGTTGCCTTTTTCGGATCTTCTTTATATAATCTATTAAACTCTTTTATTATTATAGAAGGCATCTTAACTAAACATCCCATAATTTTAGTATCTAAAAGGTCTCTTGACTCTACCCCATTACTTTCTAAAATGCCTATTTTAAAAGCATAATCTAATATATTTTCTAAGCATTCAGTTGGAGTTTCAAGATTTTCTTCTATATTTCCTACTTCTTCTACTTCATTTAATTTTAGAATATCCATTATTCTATTTGTTACAAAAATTTTATCCTCTAATTCTATTAAACCTTTTTTAATTCCATATTGAAGTAATCTTTCTATCTCATATGAAATATTAATACTCATAATATCCACCTTCTTATCTATTTTAGTCAAGTCTTCTTGCCCCATCGCCTATATTAACAACATAAAAATCAGCTTCATAACCTATTTTTTCTTTATATGCTTCTCCAACATTTTTAATAAAGTTATCTATATCTTTATTTTTCACTAAACTAACTGTACATCCACCAAAGCCTGCACCTGTCATTCTTGAACCAATTACTCCTTCTTGTTTCCATGCAAGTTCTACTAATGTATCAAGTTCTATTCCTGTAACTTCGTAATCATCTCTTAATGATACATGAGAAGCGTTCATAAGCTTTCCAAATAACTCTACTTCATTATTCTTTAAAGCTTCAACAGCCTTTAATGTTCTTACATTTTCATAAACTGCATGTTTTGCACGTTTTCTATTTATCTCGTCAACAATTAGATGCTTGTACTTTTCAAATTCTTCTTCACTTAATTCACCTAAGGCATTTATCTTAACTTCCTTTTGTAAATCTTTTAATGCAGCTTCACATTGACCTCTTCTTTCATTGTATTTAGAATCTGCTAGTCCTCTTCTTTTATTTGTATTTGATATTACAATAGATGAATCAACTAAGTTAATTGGTGCATAAGAATACTTTAAAGTATTTGTATCTAATAATGTAGCACAGTTTTCCTTTCCCATTCCTATTGCAAATTGATCCATTATTCCACAATTTACACCTATAAATTTATTTTCCGCTAATTGTGAAAACTTTACTAAATCAATCATATCAACATTTAATTTGAATAAATCTCTTAATGTAACTCCTGTAACTAACTCTAATGATGCAGATGATGATAATCCAGCTCCATTTGGTATATTTCCATATACATATCCTTCAAAACCTGAATCAATTGTATAACCATTTTCTCTTAAAGCCCAAATAACTCCCTTAGAATAGTTTGCCCAATCATGTTCTTTTTCATTTTTCAAGTCATCTACACTAAACTCTAAAACTCCTAATTCTGAGAAATTCTTTGAGTATAATCTTATAAGCTTGTCTTCTCTTTTTCTAGCTATCATATATGTTCCAATTGTTAAGGCACAAGGAAAAACATTTCCTCCATTGTAATCTGTATGTTCTCCTATTAGATTTACTCTGCCTGGTGCAAAATAATTACCTTGTGGTTCTTCACCAAAAGTTTTAATAAACTCATTAACTAATTCTTGTAACATTTTAATACCTCCACCTAATTACCATTTATTTAAACGCTTTCAAATATATTAAAATTTTAAAACAATTCTCTATATTCTTATTTTAGTAAAGAGGATTGATATTGTCAATAAATTTACTAAATTTTTTACTAAATTATTTATATTGTTTTACTATATTATTTAAAATAAAAAGAAGCTTGTAATAAATTTAACTACAAGCTCCTAAAATTACTTTATACTTTTACAACTTTCTCTTATTTTTAATTTAGAGTTTATTACGACTTTTTTTCTATAACATCTATTTGTTAATATATTCTCTATCATCAAATCTACTGCTGCCATCCCCATAAATTCAGTATAAACTTTAACTGTAGATAATGACGGTATCATATATTTAGCAGTTGGAATATCATTAAATGCCACAACACTTATGTCATCTGGTATTCTAAGACCTTTTTCTGCAATAGCCTTATAAGCGCCTACAGCCATAGTGTCACTTCCAATAAAACAGGCTGTTGGTATTAACTCTTCCTCTAAAGCTTGTTTCATAAGTCTATATCCATCTTTATGTGTAAAATCACCAGTAAAAACTTTATTCTCACTATTTATGCCTTTATTTTTTATATATTCAATAAAATTAACTTCTCTTTCATCTATTATATATTCTATGCCATTTCTATAAGTTTCACGACCACCTATATAAACAATTTTTTCATGCCCTAAATTAAATAAGTAATCTAAAGCTTCATACATCGCCTCTCTAAAATCTACTACTACAGAATCATACAGCTTATTATTAGGTGAAGAGTCGACAAAAACTATATTTGATGTATTTTTTCTTATAATTTCTATTTCATCTAAGCTAAACTTTCCTATAGCTATAATTCCATCTACATTTTTAAGTTGATCCATTCCATTTTCACTATGAACTGTTATAATATTTATAGATTGTTCTAGACATTTCTTTTCAACAGCTAGCCTTATTGATAAATAATAAGGATCTCCTAACTCTTGTTCCGCTGTGTACCAATGTAGAATCCCTATAGTTTGTGTTTTATTTTTCTTTCTATTTCTTACAGATACATATTCTAATTCATCTGCCGCTTGAAAAATTTTCATTTTTGTCTCATTTGCTACATTAAGTGACTCATCAAAATTTAGTACTCTAGATACTGTAGATGATGAAACTCCAACTAAGTTAGCAATATC from Clostridium chauvoei encodes:
- the galT gene encoding UDP-glucose--hexose-1-phosphate uridylyltransferase; the encoded protein is MSINISYEIERLLQYGIKKGLIELEDKIFVTNRIMDILKLNEVEEVGNIEENLETPTECLENILDYAFKIGILESNGVESRDLLDTKIMGCLVKMPSIIIKEFNRLYKEDPKKATNYYYDLSRATNYIRTDRVKKDIKWQTATEYGNLDITINLSKPEKDPKDIAAKKNVVSSNYPKCLLCVENEGHSGRIGYPARENHRIIPLTLNEEKWFLQYSPYVYYNEHCIVLKGSHDPMRITEATFKRLLGFIEKFPHYFVGTNADLPIVGGSILAHDHFQGGNYEFSMAKAKVEKEFQIDKFNDVKIGKVKWPMSVIRLEGKDKESILKAAIYIYEKWKTYSDEEVDIHAFTGDTPHNTVTPIARRNGENYQFDLVLRNNRTTEEFPYGIFHPHEELHHIKKENIGLIEAMGLAILPSRLKKELKEIKYFLLNTERISEIDEKEELLKHKLWVLEIINKYKNINEENVEDILQQEVGLKFLAVLKDAGVYKRDEKGQYAFDKFILGL
- a CDS encoding LacI family DNA-binding transcriptional regulator, with protein sequence MATIKDIANLVGVSSSTVSRVLNFDESLNVANETKMKIFQAADELEYVSVRNRKKNKTQTIGILHWYTAEQELGDPYYLSIRLAVEKKCLEQSINIITVHSENGMDQLKNVDGIIAIGKFSLDEIEIIRKNTSNIVFVDSSPNNKLYDSVVVDFREAMYEALDYLFNLGHEKIVYIGGRETYRNGIEYIIDEREVNFIEYIKNKGINSENKVFTGDFTHKDGYRLMKQALEEELIPTACFIGSDTMAVGAYKAIAEKGLRIPDDISVVAFNDIPTAKYMIPSLSTVKVYTEFMGMAAVDLMIENILTNRCYRKKVVINSKLKIRESCKSIK
- a CDS encoding galactokinase, which encodes MKMLQELVNEFIKTFGEEPQGNYFAPGRVNLIGEHTDYNGGNVFPCALTIGTYMIARKREDKLIRLYSKNFSELGVLEFSVDDLKNEKEHDWANYSKGVIWALRENGYTIDSGFEGYVYGNIPNGAGLSSSASLELVTGVTLRDLFKLNVDMIDLVKFSQLAENKFIGVNCGIMDQFAIGMGKENCATLLDTNTLKYSYAPINLVDSSIVISNTNKRRGLADSKYNERRGQCEAALKDLQKEVKINALGELSEEEFEKYKHLIVDEINRKRAKHAVYENVRTLKAVEALKNNEVELFGKLMNASHVSLRDDYEVTGIELDTLVELAWKQEGVIGSRMTGAGFGGCTVSLVKNKDIDNFIKNVGEAYKEKIGYEADFYVVNIGDGARRLD
- a CDS encoding aldose epimerase family protein, which translates into the protein MQIKNTMVNNSKDIISYEIRNSKGFGINVLNYGGIITDVIVPDKNGNLENVVMKYKDINVYLENPSYYGALIGRTSGRICGGEVKLNDKLLKLNKNYGANQGHGGNTGFDKKIMEASTEILENEAYVELKCFSPNNEEGYPGNLNVTVRYTVTEDNTFKITYKGISDEDTLLNLTNHSYFNLSGNQRGDILDHHLYIDSDFLVELDETQAPTGKLLNINGTAFDFTIPKLIGRDIEEEDPQLKIGQGYDHPWILNGGNKIKLRLYHKSSGRVMDVFTNQKSVVLYSLNFPDEEILESGEKPKRRGAIAVETQSPPIGKDSCFVNHSFLKKGEEYNKETIYKFSIRDK